In Flavobacterium endoglycinae, one DNA window encodes the following:
- a CDS encoding porin family protein — protein sequence MKKITLIAFILFIGIKSQAQVKVSPGLRGGLNFSTLTNIDDNRSKTDFYVGGLVNIRFNKYFSLQPEITYSRQGDEGRYFENGRYYSEKYELNYLTLGAVAKYHFGGKGFHILAGPSLDIKVSDNYINTNPEGFDLAIVGGVGYTLPNGLTFEARIKQGLIDIYGYDGIDNDYYYDDVILNQVFQIGISYTFKTR from the coding sequence ATGAAAAAAATAACGTTAATTGCATTCATTCTATTTATTGGAATTAAATCTCAAGCACAAGTAAAAGTGAGTCCTGGACTTAGAGGAGGTTTGAATTTTTCGACATTAACCAATATCGATGATAATAGAAGTAAAACCGATTTTTATGTGGGTGGCTTAGTAAACATTAGATTTAATAAATATTTTTCGTTACAGCCTGAAATTACATATTCAAGACAAGGTGATGAAGGAAGATATTTTGAAAACGGCCGTTATTATTCTGAAAAGTATGAATTAAATTACCTGACACTTGGTGCGGTTGCAAAATACCATTTTGGAGGAAAAGGTTTTCATATTTTAGCTGGACCATCTTTAGATATAAAAGTTAGTGATAATTACATCAATACCAATCCTGAAGGTTTTGACCTTGCAATTGTTGGAGGTGTTGGTTATACACTGCCAAATGGACTAACGTTTGAAGCTAGAATTAAACAAGGATTAATCGATATTTATGGTTACGACGGTATTGATAACGATTACTACTACGATGATGTAATCTTAAATCAAGTTTTTCAAATTGGTATTAGCTATACTTTTAAAACAAGATAA
- a CDS encoding polysaccharide deacetylase family protein has protein sequence MWFLGIILLWIGINAVGSSLISSNYHVKAYCNNSSETEKKIAITFDDGPSVYTLEVLQLLKKYNAKATFFCIGKNIETHPEILKQIIDDGHLVGNHSYSHSKFFDFYNQDKIHKEIIKTDQLLEQFTPGKINFFRPPYGVTTPSIRRALKVTGHKTIGWNIRSLDGGTKNQELILNRIIKRVSPGGIVLLHDTGAHSVLVLEQFLQFLQQNNYQVVSIEELLNLKAYAN, from the coding sequence TTGTGGTTTTTAGGAATCATTTTACTTTGGATTGGCATAAATGCAGTTGGATCTTCCCTAATTTCTTCCAATTATCATGTAAAAGCCTATTGCAATAATTCATCAGAAACAGAAAAAAAAATAGCCATTACATTTGATGACGGACCCAGCGTTTATACTTTGGAAGTGTTACAGCTTCTGAAAAAATACAACGCAAAAGCCACTTTTTTCTGCATTGGAAAAAATATTGAAACACATCCTGAAATTCTAAAACAAATTATCGACGACGGTCATTTGGTTGGAAATCACTCGTACAGTCATTCCAAATTTTTTGATTTTTATAATCAAGATAAAATCCACAAGGAAATCATAAAAACAGATCAGCTTCTGGAACAGTTCACTCCGGGAAAAATAAACTTCTTTCGTCCGCCTTACGGAGTTACAACACCATCGATTAGAAGAGCGTTAAAAGTTACTGGACACAAAACAATTGGCTGGAATATTCGTTCTCTTGACGGGGGAACAAAAAATCAGGAATTAATTTTAAACCGAATAATTAAACGTGTTTCTCCTGGCGGAATTGTACTTTTGCATGATACAGGAGCACATTCTGTTTTGGTCTTGGAACAGTTTTTGCAATTTTTGCAGCAGAACAATTATCAGGTCGTTTCGATCGAAGAACTTTTGAATCTTAAAGCTTATGCAAACTAA
- a CDS encoding outer membrane lipoprotein carrier protein LolA produces MQTKIYQFLFLILCSFNVSAQEQKMTAAEISQFKEDVNVVAKKIKTLSTDFVQYKHLDFLSKDIETSGKMVFKEPALLQWQYKKPYNYSITFKNGKILINDEGKKSAVDIGDSKIFARINKLIVGSVSGNMFDDKEFTISYFKLKGQNLAKFIPKDATLKKYIKQIELTFDKEEATVVQVKLLESSEDYTRIVLKNKVINAKIDDSVFTN; encoded by the coding sequence ATGCAAACTAAAATATATCAATTCTTATTTTTAATTCTTTGCAGTTTCAATGTATCGGCACAAGAACAAAAAATGACAGCGGCAGAAATATCTCAATTTAAAGAAGATGTAAATGTGGTGGCGAAAAAAATCAAAACTTTAAGTACTGATTTTGTTCAGTACAAACATTTGGATTTTTTATCAAAAGATATTGAAACCTCTGGAAAAATGGTTTTTAAAGAACCTGCACTTTTGCAATGGCAGTATAAAAAACCATACAACTACAGCATTACTTTTAAAAACGGAAAAATCCTGATTAACGACGAAGGAAAGAAAAGCGCTGTTGATATTGGCGACAGTAAAATCTTCGCCCGAATCAACAAATTAATCGTAGGAAGCGTAAGCGGGAATATGTTTGATGATAAAGAATTTACGATTTCATATTTTAAATTGAAAGGTCAGAATCTTGCGAAATTTATTCCGAAAGATGCGACGCTTAAAAAATACATCAAACAAATTGAACTGACTTTTGATAAAGAAGAAGCAACTGTGGTTCAGGTAAAACTATTAGAATCATCTGAAGATTATACCCGAATTGTACTTAAAAATAAAGTGATCAATGCAAAAATCGACGATTCAGTTTTTACTAATTAA
- a CDS encoding outer membrane beta-barrel protein: MQCKKSAHILFVFFAIIKLQAQDFKPGLRGGLSLSTISEMHANYKPDFYFGGFGEINLTKKYALQPEINYVRQGSNNVARNYTDPDTNTERIEHLDLKLEYLSLSMINKFTFGQGFQVLFGPSLDIRINDNLVLRKNYNDFAFVAGLGYRMPSGLAFEARFKKGFLDILDSDYYHNDTNSHYLFGDYNTNINFQIGISYSFDTK, translated from the coding sequence ATGCAGTGTAAAAAATCAGCACATATTTTATTTGTTTTTTTTGCTATTATAAAACTCCAAGCGCAGGATTTTAAACCAGGATTACGAGGCGGTTTGTCATTATCGACTATTTCAGAAATGCACGCCAATTACAAACCTGATTTTTATTTTGGAGGTTTTGGAGAAATCAATTTGACAAAAAAATATGCGCTTCAGCCCGAAATAAATTATGTAAGACAAGGATCTAATAATGTCGCAAGAAATTATACAGATCCTGATACGAATACTGAAAGAATAGAACATCTGGATTTAAAACTAGAATATCTATCGCTTTCAATGATCAACAAATTTACATTCGGACAAGGTTTTCAGGTTTTATTCGGGCCCTCTCTGGATATTCGCATAAATGATAATTTAGTACTCAGAAAAAATTATAATGATTTCGCATTTGTTGCAGGACTTGGGTATCGCATGCCTTCTGGTCTTGCTTTTGAGGCCCGTTTTAAAAAAGGATTTTTAGATATTCTCGACAGCGATTATTATCATAATGACACAAATAGTCATTATCTCTTTGGCGATTACAATACAAATATCAATTTTCAAATAGGTATTTCGTACTCATTTGATACGAAATAA
- a CDS encoding DUF2062 domain-containing protein, with product MKPTLSRQELLHSISFCVIVPTYNNQKTLKRVLDSVLDFTSNIIIVNDGSTDETGDILKQYSQLTQIHHPKNMGKGRALRNGFRKAIEQNFEYAITIDSDGQHFASDIPVFLEEIYNQPNSLLIGSRNMTQENVPRKSSFGNKFSNFWFKFETGIALEDTQSGFRLYPLKLIPKRFYTNKFEFEIEVIVRSAWKGIPVKNVPIQVLYDPAERVSHFRPFQDFTRISILNTVLVTNTLLYIKPRDFFRRAKKKGFKKFFLEDILESNDSNFIKSASIALGIFIGISPFWGFQTILLFTFAALFRLNKVIAFLSSNVSFPPFIPLVIYGSLKTGSLFISSDAPLILDSSATLDDIQKNAAQYIVGSLILATVLALSAGLVSYALLSAFSSKNKPNI from the coding sequence ATGAAACCTACTTTATCAAGGCAAGAACTGCTTCATTCAATATCATTCTGCGTTATTGTTCCCACATACAATAATCAAAAAACATTGAAAAGAGTGCTGGATTCTGTTTTAGATTTCACGTCAAATATCATCATTGTCAATGACGGTTCTACTGATGAAACGGGTGACATTTTAAAACAATATTCGCAGCTGACTCAAATTCACCATCCCAAAAATATGGGAAAAGGAAGAGCGCTGCGAAATGGTTTTAGAAAAGCCATTGAACAAAATTTCGAATATGCCATCACGATAGATTCTGACGGCCAGCATTTCGCTTCTGATATCCCAGTTTTTTTAGAAGAAATTTACAATCAACCCAATTCTCTTTTAATTGGAAGCCGAAACATGACACAAGAAAATGTGCCGAGAAAAAGCAGTTTCGGAAATAAGTTTTCTAATTTTTGGTTTAAGTTCGAAACTGGAATCGCGCTTGAAGACACACAATCTGGTTTTAGATTGTATCCTTTGAAATTAATCCCAAAACGATTTTACACTAATAAATTTGAGTTTGAAATTGAAGTAATCGTGCGATCGGCATGGAAAGGAATTCCAGTTAAAAATGTTCCCATTCAAGTTTTGTACGATCCGGCAGAACGCGTTTCGCATTTTCGTCCCTTTCAAGATTTTACCCGAATCAGTATTCTTAATACCGTTTTGGTAACCAATACCTTATTATATATTAAGCCTCGCGATTTCTTTCGGCGAGCAAAAAAAAAAGGTTTTAAAAAATTCTTTTTAGAAGATATTTTAGAAAGCAACGATTCTAATTTCATAAAATCAGCTTCGATTGCTTTAGGAATTTTTATCGGAATTTCGCCTTTTTGGGGATTCCAGACTATACTCCTTTTTACTTTCGCAGCTTTATTCAGGCTTAACAAAGTAATCGCTTTCTTGTCATCAAATGTAAGCTTTCCTCCTTTTATTCCGCTTGTAATTTATGGTTCTTTAAAAACAGGAAGTCTGTTTATATCCAGCGACGCCCCATTAATATTAGATAGTTCAGCCACACTCGACGATATTCAAAAAAATGCTGCACAATATATCGTCGGAAGTCTTATTTTAGCAACCGTTTTAGCACTATCAGCTGGATTGGTAAGTTATGCACTTTTAAGCGCTTTTAGTTCTAAGAATAAACCAAATATTTAA
- a CDS encoding 3-hydroxyacyl-ACP dehydratase, with product MVLKDFYEVISQEKTGDSKFKIRILVNANHEVFKGHFPGNPIMPGVCMIQIIKELTETITESSLMIQTLSNVKFMALINPEINPELLLELDIITTEDDLVKVKNTTYFNETTALKLSNVYKKL from the coding sequence ATGGTTCTAAAAGACTTTTACGAAGTAATTTCACAAGAAAAAACTGGCGATTCTAAATTTAAAATTCGTATATTAGTTAATGCCAATCATGAGGTTTTTAAAGGTCATTTTCCTGGAAACCCAATTATGCCGGGCGTTTGCATGATTCAAATTATTAAAGAATTGACAGAAACAATTACTGAAAGTTCATTGATGATCCAGACTTTGTCTAACGTAAAATTCATGGCATTGATTAATCCGGAAATCAATCCGGAGCTTCTTTTGGAACTTGACATTATAACCACAGAAGATGATTTGGTAAAGGTGAAAAACACCACATATTTTAACGAAACCACAGCTTTGAAATTAAGCAATGTGTATAAAAAATTATAA